CCGGGCAAAGACACACCGGGCAAAGGGGTGCCGGGCATGGTCCCCGCAGTAGGGCTATAAGCCGTACCAGGAACAGGAGGGCCGGCCTGGACGGAACCGGATACCGGTGGTGCGCCGAACCCCGCCGGCGACGCGCCGGCGTCGTACGTTTTTGGTGCCACGGAAGGGGCGGGGGCGGAGACGGACGGAGGCGCCAGGCTCACCGCAGGAGCAATGGGCGACGCCGGACGGCGGGCGTTGCGCTTGGCGTTTTCATCCGCGGTGGGAACCATGGTCCACAACCATGCGTAGAAGGCCACGCCTGCTCCACCGGCGAAACAGGCAAGGATCATGCCAAGCCGGACCAAGTTGACGGGCCAGCCCAAATGGTCGGCGAGTCCGCTGCAGACGCCCGCGATCATGCGGTCGCTGCTGCGGACCAGCGTGGGGCGTTGTACAGCGGTTGTCATATACCAATCCAAACACGGATCAGAGTGCCCCGGACGGGAAACCGGCGTTGTTCGGGGGTCCCTCAGGGATCATTCAGGGTATCCCCCAGTAGAGGGCGGGGTGGTCTGGGCGGCAGGATCGAAGTATGAACGCGAACAGCATGAACCCAGAGGAACCCGGAACGCCAAGCACGGCCAGCGGATCCGGCTCCAGCGCCCACACCGGCGCTTCCACCGGCGCCACCGGTGCCACGTCCGGGACGCCTTCGGGAACACCTGGAGAGGCCGGGACTTCCGCGGGAACCGGTCCCACCGGGGGCAACTACCCGCCCACCGGCACCGCTCCGGCAACCTCCCAGCAGAACTTCTTCGACTGGATCCGCAATCAAGGCATCCGCCGGGGACCGGACCGTTGGATTGGCGGCGTCGCAAGCGGTGTGGCCCACCGATTCGGCATCGACCCCCTGATCGTGCGGGGCATCTTCATTGTCCTGGCACTCTTTGCAGGCGTCGGCGTGCTGCTTTACGGCATTGCCTGGGCGCTCCTGCCCGAGCCTGACGGCCGGATCCACGTACAGGAAGCCGCCGCGGGCCGTTGGTCAGGGGGTATGACCGGCGCATTGATCACCACCATCATCGGCCTGCCGAGCCTTGGCCGCGGATTCTGGGGCTGGGGCTGGGATGGTATGCCCGGCCTGTTCTGGACCCTCTTCTGGATGGGCGGAGTCTTCTACCTCATCTACTTCCTGGTCCAACGCAACAAAACCTCAAAAGGAGCACCGACCGTGGGTCAACAAAATTACTCCTCAACGCCCTATGCCGCGGCTCCCGGCGGCACGGGTTACGGTACGCCCACGCAGTTCGCGTCCAGCACAACCACCGGCTCCACAACCACCGGAACCAATACCGGCGTACCCGTATACGGCGCGCCCGGCAGGTCAGGTGCCACACCGTCCGGGCCCTCCGGGTCCGTGCCCTCGCCGTCCGGGCCTTCCGGCCCTCGCCCTCCTTACGGACCAACTCCCCCGCAACAATGGCAGCCTAAACCCGCCGCTCCTAAGCACAAGGGTCCAGGAGCTGCAATCGTCTCAGTCTCAGCCGGTGCAGCCCTCCTTGCCGGCGGCACGCTGAAAGCGCTCGACGCCGGAAATGTCATTGAACTGGGTAACTCGGGTAACGCCGTGGTGTGGGCTACCGGCGCAGCCGTACTTGGCTTGGGCATCCTCATTGCAGGACTTCGCGGACGGACCTCGGGCTTCCTTGGCTTCCTCGCCGTGGCGGCCCTGATCACTGGCGGAATCTTCAACGTGATCCCCAGAGACGGCGACCGCTTCACCTTCCACGACGTGAACTGGGCACCCACCAGCATTGAACAAGCACGGCTCGGCATTGACGTCACGGGGGCGCAGGGGCGGGTGGACTTGAGCGAGATCGCCCTAACGCCTCCGCTGATCTCCGAGGTACTCATTCCGGTTGACGCCACCGCCAGCAATGTCACGGTCATCATCCCCGACGATGTTCCTGTTGAGGTCAGGGCCGATATGACGTTCGGCAACCTCAACGAACGTGGCACAGACCGCGGTGGGCGCCTCCAGGACGAGAGGACGCTCTACAACACTGAAAAGCCGGGAGCCAACCTCGTGGTGGAAATTGACGGCACGTTCAGCAACGTGACCATCCAGGAAGGAAACTGACATGAACACCAACGAGCCAGGCAAAGCACGCGACCCGCAGCCAACTGAGCCTGCGCAGCCAACAGAACCGCTGCCCAGGGAGCAACGTTCGGCGGAAACCCGCCCCACGGAAGCCCTCCCCCGCGAAACCCGCCCCACGGAAGCCCTCCCCAAGCCGAGCCTCAAGCCAATCCCGCTCACCCCGCCGTTGGAGCCCAGCTTCGCAGTACAGCACACTGACGACGACGAACCCCGCCAGGCGCGGATAGGAACTGTGGTGTGGGGGTTGATTGTGATCGCCCTCGCGGCCTTGATCGTCATCTCTACGCTCGGATGGGTCACTCTGAACGGCACGTACGTGCTGATCGGTTTGATGATCGGTGCCGGTGCGGCACTGGTGGTCGGTGGGCTCCTGGCAGCCCGCAAGGGTTCCGGCACACCGAAGAGTCCGGCCAAGTGACCGCACGCAGCAACGTGACAAAGCAACCACAACAGGGAAGGCTGTAGCCATGGACAAGTTCTTCAGCATCGTCAGGGGCTTCGGCCTGAAGCGTGGACCGCAACGATGGCTGGGTGGCGTCTGCGGAGGAATCGCAGCAAAGCTCCGGGTAGACGTCGCGTACGTTCGGGTGGCTTTCCTGCTTTTCTGCCTGCTGCCCGGGCCGGCATTCGTGGTCTACATCCTGGGCTGGCTCCTCCTGCCGGACCAGAACAACAAGATCGCGCTCGAATCCTTCATCAGCCAACGTTCCCGGTAGTTTTCGTTTACAGCGGCCGAAGAACACGAAACGCCCTGCCGGCCGGCGGGGCGTTTCGCTGTTTTCGGCCAGGTTTCCAATACCGCACGGCCAGGGTCAAAAGTAACCGTTTGTGTCCCACCCCACATGCGCGTCTACAATCATGGGGAGCTCAGCGTGGCGCTCTGCACGTATTCCTCCAAGCCATGAGTGAGCAAACATGAAAATTGGCATTCTTACCAGCGGTGGCGATTGCCCCGGCCTCAACGCAGTGATCCGCGGAGCAGTCCTCAAGGGCATCGCAATCCACGGCCAGGAGTTTGTTGGCTTCCGCGACGGCTGGCGTGGTGTGGTTGAAGGTGATGTCATCGACATCCCCCGCACCATGGTCCGCGGTATTGCCAAGCAGGGCGGCACCATTCTGGGCACCTCCCGCACCAACCCGTTCGAAAACGGTGGAGGCCCGGACGTCATCAAAGCCCACATGGAACGCCTGGGCATTGACGCGATCATCGCCATCGGCGGCGAGGGCACCCTGGCAGCTGCCAAGCGGCTTACCGACGCCGGCCTGAAGATCGTCGGAGTCCCCAAGACCGTGGACAACGACCTCGATGCCACCGACTACACGTTCGGGTTCGATACCGCCGTCCAGATTGCCACTGAGGCCATCGACCGGCTCCGCACCACCGGCGAATCCCACCACCGTTGCATGATTGCCGAAGTGATGGGACGCCACGTCGGCTGGATCGCACTGCACGCCGGTATGGCTGCCGGCGCACACGCCATCCTGATCCCCGAGCAGAAGGCCAGCATCGAGCAGATCACCGAATGGGTCCAGGAAGCCCACGACCGTGGCCGTGCGCCGCTGGTGGTGGTTGCTGAGGGCTTCGTCCCTGATCACATGGAGTCCCCGCACTCCGAGCGCGGCCTGGACACGTTCGGCCGTCCCCGCCTGGGCGGCATCGCTGACCAGTTGGCACCGGAGATCGAGGCCCGCACCGGCATCGAAACCCGGGCCACGATCCTCGGCCACATCCAGCGTGGTGGCGTTCCTACCGCCTACGACCGCGTTCTGGCGACGCGCCTGGGCATGGCCGCCATCGACTCCGTGGTGGAAGGCCGCTGGGGCACCATGGTGGCTCTGAAGGGCACAGACATTTCCCATGTGGGCTTCGAGGAAGCCTTGGGCAAGCTCAAGACCGTGCCACAACACCGCTACGACGAAGCGTCTGTGCTGTTCGGCTAGTCGGCTAGGCTGAATCCATGACCTTAGAGCCCACGTCCGCTGCCATCATCCAGCTGGCGTGGGCTCGTCGTTTGGGGCTCGACGACGACGCTTTCGCCACCGCAGCTGCCCGGCTCACCACTTCCGCGGCGGACCCAGGCGACCTTGGCAACCGCATTACCCGTGTGGATGACGCAGCGCGGTCGCTGGTTTTCCTTCGCCTGTTTGGCGTCTCGGCGCTAGTGGGACCGCAGTGGGCCCTTGATGCAGCGGCAGCCATCCCCGATACCGAA
The sequence above is a segment of the Arthrobacter sp. StoSoilB22 genome. Coding sequences within it:
- a CDS encoding PspC domain-containing protein, coding for MNANSMNPEEPGTPSTASGSGSSAHTGASTGATGATSGTPSGTPGEAGTSAGTGPTGGNYPPTGTAPATSQQNFFDWIRNQGIRRGPDRWIGGVASGVAHRFGIDPLIVRGIFIVLALFAGVGVLLYGIAWALLPEPDGRIHVQEAAAGRWSGGMTGALITTIIGLPSLGRGFWGWGWDGMPGLFWTLFWMGGVFYLIYFLVQRNKTSKGAPTVGQQNYSSTPYAAAPGGTGYGTPTQFASSTTTGSTTTGTNTGVPVYGAPGRSGATPSGPSGSVPSPSGPSGPRPPYGPTPPQQWQPKPAAPKHKGPGAAIVSVSAGAALLAGGTLKALDAGNVIELGNSGNAVVWATGAAVLGLGILIAGLRGRTSGFLGFLAVAALITGGIFNVIPRDGDRFTFHDVNWAPTSIEQARLGIDVTGAQGRVDLSEIALTPPLISEVLIPVDATASNVTVIIPDDVPVEVRADMTFGNLNERGTDRGGRLQDERTLYNTEKPGANLVVEIDGTFSNVTIQEGN
- a CDS encoding PspC domain-containing protein yields the protein MDKFFSIVRGFGLKRGPQRWLGGVCGGIAAKLRVDVAYVRVAFLLFCLLPGPAFVVYILGWLLLPDQNNKIALESFISQRSR
- a CDS encoding 6-phosphofructokinase, giving the protein MKIGILTSGGDCPGLNAVIRGAVLKGIAIHGQEFVGFRDGWRGVVEGDVIDIPRTMVRGIAKQGGTILGTSRTNPFENGGGPDVIKAHMERLGIDAIIAIGGEGTLAAAKRLTDAGLKIVGVPKTVDNDLDATDYTFGFDTAVQIATEAIDRLRTTGESHHRCMIAEVMGRHVGWIALHAGMAAGAHAILIPEQKASIEQITEWVQEAHDRGRAPLVVVAEGFVPDHMESPHSERGLDTFGRPRLGGIADQLAPEIEARTGIETRATILGHIQRGGVPTAYDRVLATRLGMAAIDSVVEGRWGTMVALKGTDISHVGFEEALGKLKTVPQHRYDEASVLFG